DNA from Zonotrichia leucophrys gambelii isolate GWCS_2022_RI chromosome 5, RI_Zleu_2.0, whole genome shotgun sequence:
CTCtgaaacacagccccacacatggacacacagcccgcacagggacacacacagagcccttcACATGGACACACAGCCCCGTacatggacacacacacagcccgGACATGGATACACACACAGCCCTTCACATGGACACACAGCCCCGTACATGGACACACACATCTGCACATGGACAAACACACAGTCCTGCACATGGAtacacacagccccacacatggacacacagccCCATACATGGACACACACAACAGCCCTTCACATGGACACGCACAGCCCTTCACATGGACGCACACCGGGCCGGGCTGCCCGCAGCTCCCCGTGCCCCGGCCCCGTCCCCAGGCGCGCTGCCCAGGCCCCGGCAGCAGCCGCAGCCGCGCCCGGTGCCCGGCCGAGCACGGCCCCGCTCGTCTCACCCCTCCGCACCGGCGCCGGGCGCTCGGCAGCCggggctggcctgggctgggctctgcccgcCACTTCCTGAAAAGTTCTCGGGAGCTGCGCCGCGGTCGgggcgggacgggacggggGAGGTGCCAGAGGCAGCGGGACACGGGCCGGATGGCATGGGTAACAGTATCCAGGcgccctgctgccacagcaagGGCACGAAGGGAGATTTTCCCAACACGGCCACGGCCCTGGCACCGCAGCCGGTCCCGGTTCGGCTCCCCTGGGCTCCAAGGAAGCGAGAGGCATGGGCAGCTCCGGGTGTTGTGCCCATTCCATACAAATCCAGGGAGGGAAATGGAGCAGGGGCTGCGAGCCTAAGAGGgcgcagggctggggctgccctgaaGGGAGGtttgtagccaggtgggggtcagctTCTTCTCCCAAGAAACAAGTGACAGGTCAAGAGGACATGCTCTCCAGCTGATGTTCAGGTTCAGGCTGGACGTCAGGAAGAATtgcttcacagaaagggtggtcaggcattggaatgaGATGCCCcgggaagtggtggagtcaccgtctctggaagtgtttaaggaaagactggacgTGGCAatcagtgccatggtctagttgacagGGTGGTGTTTGGTCATAGGTTGGAGTTGATGATCTCAGAAGACTTTCCCAAGTTATTGATTCTGGGACTCTGAATGCAAGCTGCACATGGCCCTGAGGGAAATTTCCTACAGGTAGTAGACAGCAACCACTGACTACTGCTCCAAGCTCTGGCTCAGTTATAACACCCTGAGCCTGGTCGTTTTCTGAGAGCACCTGAGCTACCACAGAAACCCCACCACACTGGGGATCTCTGgggcacccccagggcagcaaggcagggacagccacagcccatacacagccctgctgctgaacCAGCActcctggtttgtttgggtCCAATGGGTTTCAGCACAGTGTTAACTTTTTACTTCCATTCCTTTCCCCAGTGCAGGAAATCAAGTGAACAAGCACAGGTAGTGACTCCCATATCCCATGGCAAGACCTTGCCACAGGATTACCAGCTCCcagcctcccagcacaggagagcagccctgtccctcctgtggaGCCTTGCCTCAGTGTGCTGTCCCACAAGTGTGTTCTGTCACCCAGTGTGGAAGAAGCCAATCTACACATGGAGTTGAGGtatttcacaaatatttcattcagattggaaaagacctccaaggtcaTTCAGTCCAACCCACGGCCAatagaccatggcactaagtACCtaccacatccagtctttccttaaacagcTCTAGGGAGAGTGACTCCACTTTGCcctgggcagtccattccaatgtctaaactccctttctgtgaagaaattcttccaaaTGTATAAGCTGAACCTTCCCTGACACGGTTTGAGGCTATATCATCTTGTCCTGTGCTaattgcctgggagaagaggccaaccccTGCCTttctacagcctcctttcaggtggttgTACAGAGTGCTAAGGTGACCCCTGAGCCTCctaaacatccccagctccattgcccttctccaGACAcattccagcacctcaatgtctgTATTGGAGTGAGGGgctcagaactggacacagggCTTGAGGTGCCAAGTACAGAGGGATGATCACTTCCCTAATCCTGCTGGCCACTCCAAGATCACCAAGTTCCACCACCGACCAAACACCACTGTGACAACTAGAGCAAAGCTAACTGGTATGTCCTGTTGTTCCcagaacacctccagggacaatGGTTCCACCACCTCCCGGGGAGCTTTtacctgaccaccctttccacGAAGAAACGCAACAAGGCCAGACACTGGCTTTCTGGATTCATCACCCATTGCCCATCTCTGCACTGatacaaaataaacaaatatttatttgagggctctgtgtgtggaTCTGCATCGGGTGCACCTAGTGGCAGAACCCAGCTCATGGGACAAATGGAGGGGACTGTGCTGACCCTAccaggccaggccagggcagGATTCCAGAGGCGGAGAACAGTATaaagctgtggcaggggagggtTAGGTTGAAAATCAGGAATAATTTCTCCACAGAAAGAGTGATCAGACATTGGAACAGACTGCGCCGGGCCGGAGGCGCAGTCACTGTTCCTGCAAGCGTCCAAGGAAAGATAGAATGcggcactcagtgccatgttCTAGTTGACAGAGTGGTATTAGGTCAGAGGTGTGATGCGATTATCGCAGAGGTGTTTTCCAATGCCCTTCACTCTGTGACCCCGTGATTTGCGGAATCTCCACCATCCCAGCACAAACCCCAAGGCCGCACAACACGCCCAGCATGGGCAGCCTCGGTCCTGCGCATGCGCCACCGGCCGCGCTGGCGGCGGCCGCACCCGCTGCTCGCCATTGGCCTGCGCGCTGCCCGCCGCTCCGGCCCAATGGCAGCGCTCGTTGTTGAGGGGTGGCGGGAAGAAGGCGTTGCCGAGGCCGCGCCCCTTCCTTTCGCCGCCGCTCTGCCCTCGCGCGCGCACGTCCCAGGCCGCTgtcccgcgccgccgccgccgccaggTAAGTGCGCGGCGCGCCCCCCTCCGCGGCAGTGGTGCCGTCCGGCCCGCGCGCGCCAGCCTTGCCGCGGCCGCGGGCGAGATCACTCgggctggagggagggggtgggggggcaggaggggagaaCGGCGGCCATGTGCTCTCCCGGCCTGCGCCTGGGCCGGGGCTGGCGGAGGCACGGGACGGGCGGAGGCACGGGACGGGCTGAGACGGACGCCAGATCGGCAGTGCCGCGTTACTGCTTCGTGTCGGGAGAGGTGTGCGGTGCCGGTGCGGGCGGGAACGTGTGCGGGCCGCCCGCGGGAGGGCCCCGTGCCGGCACAGCCTGCGCAGCGTGGCCTCGCCGGCCGCGGGCCCGCCTTTGGAAGCGGAGCCGCAGGATTGTGGCTcggagggagcagggatgggctctCTCCCAGCCCGCGGAACTCGGCCGTGCTGAaactctcctctcctcttgcaGGATGCGTTACGTCGCTGCTTACCTGCTCGCCGTGCTCGGGGGCAACGAGTCCCCCACGTCCAAGGACTTGAAAAAGATCCTCGACAGCGTCGGCATCGAGACGGACGATGAACGCATGAACAAGGTGGCGTTGCCTCTTTATTCCACATGTCCCAGCCAGCACCAAACTTTGGAGCTCTATCCTTGGCTTCAGTGTTCCCGTTGCCTCCCTATTGATGTACTCTTATGCTATTCAGACATTTGGTGATCCTTACCAGTGCGAATTCTAAACACTGCTGGGCCAATCATAAGTTTTTACAACTTTTGTTGAAAGTCTAGCTTTCTTACTCAATACCTCTGCAAAGGTATTGAGTGTGTGCAATACCTCTGCAAAGGTCTCTGTCAGTTGTTGCTGACTTTTGGTAGTTCAGGCTAATCATCCTCATTGAGATGGTGGCTGCATATAGGGATGCACTGAAAATGTTCTGACATGGTGCATAGTCTGCACTGAAGGTTCACTTCTTATTTTCAGTCAGTATCGATCCAGAGCTAACACTTTTGAAGGCCTGATACTCagtaatacatttttatttagtgTGCTGCAAAGGAGCATTTGTTTCCTCGCCAAGAAACATGCAAGTCATAATGTGGAGATTAAGGTATTTGAGGATAAAATATAGGAAGATTTTGGAAATTAATATGAACGTGGTTGTGTTAAAAAACGACTTTTAAAGAGTATCTTAATTAGAATGTTTCTTGTGATATAATAGATCTTCAGCATTGTGGACCTAGAATTAATTTgcaatgggggaaaaaaccaagaaCCAATAAAATGATCTTGTCACTTATCACATATTCCTATGTGAAGCGTTTCCAGAGAagcaaaagtgaaaagaaattattttcccagtattttACCATAGGCCAAACAACACTGTGGATTGGCTGAGCTGACAGCATCCTTACTATGGTTTGGAATGTTGGTTTGAACTCGTGGCGCTCCCGGTTAAATGCCAGGTCTTTTGGTTTTGGCTCCTTTAGATTTAATACCTTAATGGATTAATTGCTTTCTTTGATCCTCCGATATTCTGAAAGCTGTTCTGGAATCTGTTTTGGTCATAATTAATTTTTGGGTTGTCTGTATTTTAAGCTTGTGTAAATGTAGGGAAGTTTTAGAAGCACCTTTCTCCTGTCTGGAGCAGTCATGCAGGCACATAGTTTCACACATCCCATGCTCTGTGTAAGCAGAAGGTGCCTGTTAAAAAGCTCTTGCTAAAGTCCTTCAGATTTGGCCACTGACTCCTGGTAGCTGGGACTCACCAGTAAGTTCTGGAGCATTATTTTTAAGTGCTTGCATTAGTagttttgggtttgtgtttaGCTTTTGTCATCTCTGATTATACAACAATGGTCCTAAAATTAAAGTTGGAACTCTGTGTTCCAGGGCAAGGATACAATAGCTTGGCTTTTAACATGTGGTAGGGCTAGGAATGGGACCCTGTGGTTTTGGGTCCAGAACCCAGTGCTTCAGAGCCTCCCAGGGGCCATTAAGCAAGAAATGTAAACAGTCCCTCAGTGACTTACACTGTTGGTGGGGCTTCCTAATTGGTTCCACAACATTTCTGTATCCTCTTTTTTCCAAGTTCACTGGATTAGTTATGAGTTCAGTAACAGATTTCATGAAAATGCTTAAAGTACTAAAGACTTAGCTGAAGTTTTCATGTCAATGTTCTGTTCCTGGTACTTAAAAGTAAGGAATTTTGGAGCTAGATAAGCAGCAGGATGGAGGCACTGCATATGATGATTTATCAGTACTTGTTTAAATGTAGGTTATTCTTAAGCTGTTTGGAAACTCTAACATTGTAAATTTTACTTACAGGTTATTAGTGAgctgaatggaaaaaatattgaagatGTAATTGCCCAGGGTAAGTAGAGTCTCTGAGTGAGCCAGGTAATTGCCTCTGTTCCTTTGATAGCCTAGACCTGAGAGCAGGGAATTGCTGCCAGGTCCCAGACTCTTTGTCTGTTCAGCAGTGTGGATCACAGCTGGGTTGAGTGGAATCAGGTCCATTCTAATTCCCTGCAGGTCAGTGCCAGTACCTGCTGGGTTTCGCTTGTGGACCACATTAAACTGGAGAACTGAAACATGTATGAGCTTACTGGAAGTCTGCTCATGATGGAGTTTTCTGGACATGTTGATAAGAGACTGAGCTGTCCTTTGGTGTCTCTAGGAGATGTTTTGTGTTTCACCCACTTGTGTGCCCCAGTGATGTAAAGCATGAGGAACAGGCAGTTGGCATTGGGGTGCAgctccaccctctgccatgagCACAAGCCTCCAGTGCACATGTCTTGTAGAGCTCTCAGAGTCCAGCgtttccttttccctgagaCAGAACTCTGAGGGCTGATTTCCGTAGAAATTTGTGCTCTTACTGAGGCTGGAACTTTTAACATGAATTGACTGGGTCGTAGGGCTGAAGTAAAGCAGAGTTGAGGTAGTGCAAAGGTTTCTGATTAATGAATTTTTACTATTTTGCAAGTGTATAGGCACAAGGGAATTTGCAggcatatttttgtttaaaggtAGCCAGTACTttgcctggccttgctgtcaggAGCAGGCACTGGACATTTCTATCCATGTGGTTTGAAAGACCTAAGAGAGCTATTATACTTGTGGTTACAACACACTTATGCTGTCTCTTTCTGTAATACtttaaataaattgtttctTAGAACATACATGCATATGAAACGTGTTTGTTTACTTTGCTAGTTTAATAAGATCTTGAAGTAACAGGGAATTATTTAGAAACTGATTCCCAGAAACTGGAATACAGGCAAACATAGTGTGTATGTGACCTTTGAATGCCAAGGGAGCCTTGGTATGTGAAAGGCAAGAGGCCAGAGAACTCGCTGCCTTTCCaaatacaaacagaaatcaGAAGTCTCAAAGGAGATGCAATATAGGGTTCATAGGGTGCTGAGGAATTTGTTTAAATACTGTCCTCTTTGCCATAAATAAATCAATCTTTCCCTTTCTCGCCTGTAAGTGTGATACCGTTATGCCCTCAGAGTTCTCCTTACccttaaaggggaaaaagaaggagcaggagaaagCAGTGCTGCCAGTGTTACTTTTGAGGTACATTATCACTTTCTGGGCTACTGTGCTGTATTCAGAGAACAATGTGGGTGTGTGAAGTTGAATGTGTTCACTGCTATTTTTATGACAGCTTTTGGAAGAAAGACAGGGACTTTTTGAACAGAAGAAAACTTACTAATAATATGCTGCCAGTGTTCTTGGGATAAGCCTTTGTGAATCTTGAAACTCCTGAGTGTTTTTTATAGAACACTTTATATTTATCATGAATGCAGCCTCTTGCTCCTTTCAGCAGATTAGTGACAGGTTCAATCCATGAGACAGGATCAGTTTTTTCCTGCACTTTTCCATTTCCCCTAACTTGTGTGCTTGGGATGAGCGTGTAAATAAATACCTTCTCTTGTGTCCCGTTCAGGTAACGGAAAGCTTGCCAGCATGCCGGCTGGGGGAGCCGTGGCAGTCTCAGCTGgagggggctctgctgctcctgctgcagctgctgcccctgctgctggtgagtgagagtgcagagctgtggctcCAGGGCAACTCCTTTTGTCTCGGGTAACAGCTTAACAGCTGAGTCAACGTTTCAGGGCTTCTCCACTTCAGCCGTTCAGTGATGGAAATGTTAACTGAACAGTTACTTTTCCTTTGGACAGTCAGAAGCATTTGCTCTTTGTCTGCCTTAGGATTGGGCTTGcttaaaactaaaaatcagaGACTTGGTGGTGTAAAGCACATTTCTGCAACAGTAATGTCTGTATCCGTTCAGTGTTACTTGTTTGCTGAAAGGGAATGAGATGAACCCTGCAGGCTCCAATACCTGTAGGCCGGGGAGCTGAGACCGCCAAATCTTGTATCTTGGAAATCTGTGGTGCAGTGTGAATACTGACTATTCActtggtcttttttttcttcagctgaggagaagaaagaggagaagaaggaggaatcAGAAGAATCTGATGATGACATGGGATTCGGCCTCTTTGATTAATTATTTGTTATAGAGAAGTTATTaaaattctttgttttaaatgtttctatgtttattattattaccgTGCAAGTGCTCTTGGATTCAGCTGTTCTTTCAATAGCTCTGACACAGCTTTGGTTTTTATCTCTGTCTGCAATAGGTGTGTGAATTTTCTGACAGACTATAAGACTCAGCTCTGTGATTACTGAGGAGATGGTAAAGCTTGTGTGAACCTGGGTGCTTGTTTTGACACTGCTGTTTCTCAAACAGTGTGTGGGAACTGAATCTTCCTGATGTTAGCCACCTCCATTCTGTTTTGCTCTCAGTTACTCAGTGAAGTGGCTCATCTATTCAGCAATGAAAGGACTTTGTTTTCCAGGATCTGTTTATTCAATTCCAAAATGTGAAACTGAATGAACAGCAGGCCTGAATTAGGCCAGTAACATAATTTCAGAGCTAATTATAgtaatttggtttttaaatgtttaaaagcaCTGATTTCATAACTGTCATATTTCCAAGGTCTAGGGACAACACTGATAAAATGGTTGAATAGGATTTCCTGGTACATCTGTATGCTTAACAGTGTAACCAGAAAAAATCCTAACTGCACCCTGCTGTCATAAGACACAGATCAATGCAGAGGTGCCCTTCATGCTGAATGGCTGTTCTGGGCTGTTAGGACATAAATTGTGCCTTGATCTGAGCAAAGAAACATGAGAATGGTGTTTTTGGAGAACTGAAACATCTCTGGCATGCCAAGAACTTACCAGCCTGAGAGGAAGGtgaattttgctttatttatgaAGTGTCTACTGCTAGAAGATGGTTTTGGCAGGCAACTTAACATGGCTTCTTGTGGAAGTCTTCATCTGTCATTGTAGGTAGGTAGAATACATACTGCATGTGTGATGATCTTCCTGTGATTAAGTCTGCACAAGTAGAGTCAAAAAGATATCCCTGCAGTGTGTATACTGAGGAGCTTTTCTAGTGTAGttgtttttggggaaaaaacagttGCTGATACAGCTGTGTTCATGTGAGTCATTGGACAAAGCATGGAAAGTACTTCTGGGAGTAGAGATGGGTGAAATCCAAGTAGGAAAAACTATTTCATCTCTGGTGTACTGCAAGAAAACACCCAATACTTGACAGCAAAGCAAAAGAGCAGTTGGAAGTTAGATTCTCAAAATGGCCATGATTTAAGCAACTAACCCTTGCTGCCCTTCTCTCCCTGGTGCCAGAAAAATGTACAGCAGTAACAGTGCCAATACCTTTCATCTACTTTGTCTCTTAATTGCCAGCCTGGTGATCTGGTAGTAATGGAAACCATTCATTGTTCACCATGGTTCTCTGTCAGACCCATAATGGCAGTGGttcagccctgggagcagggtggctgtggtgccttttcttggtgatttctccaTTTCAGGTCACTGAAAAAAGAGTGGATTTTGGATGTGGATTTAGTGAGAGGTGCCTCCCCAGTAGTGCCTTGCTTTGCTGCCTCAAGAGCACCAGCAGTGTTTACACAGGAAGGGATTGCCCTGGCACAACACTCAGGGTTTTTCCATGCAAAAGGAATTTATTTGAACAGCACTGAGCTATTTGATGAATTTGCTGTGCCCAGCTTCGTGAGACGAAACAAACCTGTGGTGCCAGTTGCTGGCTACTGTGATGAGGGGAGGAGTATAACTACATCTAGACTAACTTATTTTTTCACCCTGTTTTTATCTTCTTCCTTTGAAGACAAAACCTTGAACTATGTGCCTGATCCTGCAGTGGGTGTCCTCTTAACAACCTTTAAATTCCTTTGCAAAAGTGCAAAGCTGTCAGTTAACCTGCTCTGAGCAAAAGAACCGCTCATTGCTAGACTGTTCTGAGAAGAAACTTCTGGGGGCAGCTTTCAGGGAAAGCACTGAAAATAGAGCTCTCATCACAGTGCCACAAGGAGTCAATGTACCATAACCATCTTGTAAGTTTTTCTTGAAAAGAACAGGGCATGGCTCAGCTTTGCTCCAAGATTTCACAGACGTTTTGCTAAAACCTCTTCATAGTGAATGT
Protein-coding regions in this window:
- the RPLP2 gene encoding large ribosomal subunit protein P2, translating into MRYVAAYLLAVLGGNESPTSKDLKKILDSVGIETDDERMNKVISELNGKNIEDVIAQGNGKLASMPAGGAVAVSAGGGSAAPAAAAAPAAAEEKKEEKKEESEESDDDMGFGLFD